TTCACGCTCCCGTGGATCATCGTCTCGGCCAGCCCGCCCATGACGAGCAGGCGCTCGCGCAGCGACCCGAGCTCGGTCTCGAAGTGGCGTTCCACGGTGGTCCCTCCCTCACCCGAAGCGGCCGGTGATGTACGCCTCGGTCCGGGGGTCCCGGGGGATGCGGAACAGCTCCTTGGTCACCCCGAACTCGATCAGCTGGCCCAGCAGGAAGAAGCCGGTCCAGTTCGAGACGCGGGCCGCCTGCTGCATGTTGTGCGTGACGATGACGATGGTGAGGGGCGCCTTCAGCTCGTGGATCAGCTCCTCGATCTTGGCCGTCGCGATCGGGTCCAGCGCCGAGCACGGCTCGTCCATCAGGAGCACCGACGGCTCCACGGCCAGGGCCCGGGCGATGCAGAGGCGCTGCTGCTGGCCGCCCGAGAGGCTCGCCCCCGATTTCCCGAGCTGGTCCTTCACCTCGTCCCAGAGCGCCGCCTGGCGGAGCGCCCGCTCGGCCGCCTCCTGCAGCGAACTCCGGCTCCGGACCCCGCCCAGCCGGAGCCCGGCCACCGCGTTGTCGAAGACGGACATGGTCGGAAACGGGTTCGCCCGCTGAAACACCATGCCGACCCGCCGACGGAGCTCGACCGGATCCTGAGTATAGACGTCCTCGCCCTCCAGGAGGACGGTCCCGCTGACCCGGGCCCCCGGGACCACCTCGTGCATCCGGTTCAGGCATCGGATGAAGGTCGACTTCCCGCAGCCCGACGGCCCGATGATCGCGGTCACGCCGGCCGGGGTGACGGCGAGGTCGATGTCGTGGAGGACGTGGGCCTCCCCGAACCACGCGTTGAGCTGCTTGACCAGGATGCCCTCGGCCATCCCGCTCACCTCGCCACGCCGTAGCGGCCGCGCGTCGCGAGGCGGGCCGCCAGGCTGACCACGAAGACCAGCGCGATCAGGACGAGGGCGCCCGCCCAGGCCTGGCGGTGCCAGTCGTCGTACGGCGCGATGGCGTAGGCGAAGATCTGCAGCGGCAGCGTGGCGATCGGCTGGTCGAGGCCGCTATGCCAGAAGCGGTTGCCGAACGCCGTGAAGAGCAGCGGGGCTGTCTCGCCCGCGATGCGCGCGACGGCGACCATGGCGCCGGTGACGATCCCCGCGCGGGCGGTGGGAAGGATGATCCGGAGCGCCACCTTCCACTGCGGCAGCCCGAGCGCCAGCCCCGCCTCCCGGAGGGAGGCCGGGACCAGCCGCACCATCTCCTCGGTGGTCCGGAGCACGATCGGGATCATGATGACGGCCAAGGCGAAGCCGCCGGCGAGCGCCGAGAAGCGCCGCATCGGCAGGACGACGACCGTGTAGGCGAAGATCCCGATCACGATCGAGGGGACGCCGTTCAGGACGTCGGCCAGGAAGCGCAGGCACCACGGGAGCCGGCGGTCCTCCGACTCGGCCAGGTAGATCCCGCCCAGGATGCCGACGGGCAGGCCGAGGGCGGCGGCCAGTCCCAGCAGGATCAGGCTGCCCACGATCGCGTTCGCCATGCCGCCGCCCGTCTCGCCCACGGGCTTCGGCAAGCGCG
This DNA window, taken from Candidatus Methylomirabilota bacterium, encodes the following:
- the pstB gene encoding phosphate ABC transporter ATP-binding protein PstB, whose product is MAEGILVKQLNAWFGEAHVLHDIDLAVTPAGVTAIIGPSGCGKSTFIRCLNRMHEVVPGARVSGTVLLEGEDVYTQDPVELRRRVGMVFQRANPFPTMSVFDNAVAGLRLGGVRSRSSLQEAAERALRQAALWDEVKDQLGKSGASLSGGQQQRLCIARALAVEPSVLLMDEPCSALDPIATAKIEELIHELKAPLTIVIVTHNMQQAARVSNWTGFFLLGQLIEFGVTKELFRIPRDPRTEAYITGRFG
- the pstA gene encoding phosphate ABC transporter permease PstA encodes the protein MGGLAGLAALAVITPLILIFGFLLYQGATALNLDFFTRLPKPVGETGGGMANAIVGSLILLGLAAALGLPVGILGGIYLAESEDRRLPWCLRFLADVLNGVPSIVIGIFAYTVVVLPMRRFSALAGGFALAVIMIPIVLRTTEEMVRLVPASLREAGLALGLPQWKVALRIILPTARAGIVTGAMVAVARIAGETAPLLFTAFGNRFWHSGLDQPIATLPLQIFAYAIAPYDDWHRQAWAGALVLIALVFVVSLAARLATRGRYGVAR